The following are encoded in a window of Deinococcus reticulitermitis genomic DNA:
- a CDS encoding sensor histidine kinase, protein LDDLGLLGALERVITELSAGLSVQVRVEARSALPPLRAAVEVAAYRIVLEGVTNVVRHAQARHCAVRLWPGGDVLRVEVEDDGAGGAHLRPGHVGLRGMRERAEELGGTFELTSAPGGTRLVAHLPLLDAPPRLDVRA, encoded by the coding sequence CCTCGATGACCTGGGGCTGCTGGGGGCGCTGGAACGGGTGATCACCGAACTGAGCGCCGGCCTGAGCGTGCAGGTGCGTGTCGAGGCCCGCTCGGCCCTGCCGCCCCTGCGCGCCGCCGTGGAGGTCGCCGCCTACCGGATCGTGCTGGAAGGAGTCACCAACGTCGTCCGGCACGCCCAGGCCCGGCACTGCGCCGTGCGCCTCTGGCCTGGGGGGGACGTGCTGCGTGTGGAAGTGGAGGACGACGGGGCCGGCGGCGCGCACCTGCGCCCCGGTCACGTGGGTCTGCGCGGGATGCGGGAGCGGGCCGAGGAACTCGGCGGCACGTTCGAGCTGACCTCTGCCCCTGGCGGAACGCGCCTGGTCGCCCATCTCCCCCTGCTCGACGCGCCGCCGCGTCTGGATGTCAGGGCATGA